Proteins encoded within one genomic window of Microbacterium sp. LKL04:
- a CDS encoding ABC transporter substrate-binding protein, translating into MTSPKRRKIAVTAAILGASALLISGCSSNAGGGADGPVSQFYHQYGEAGVQEAVNRWADEDKDAKIDVQWVEGDYAQRVNALLASGKGIDLFEYNAINVEAARQGQYADMTDIVEPVKDQILPIALKPVTIDGKYYGIPMITDAQLFIYRPSMFEEAGVEVPQTWDELMEAAKKLTNSEHKGLFLGNDGGAGILAANLPPAAPGGIIDDGNTKVSLNSPELAEALTSAHDLYDSGSLLMGAPTDWWDPTSFIAGDVAMSWQGLWAIPAIKEALGDDVGAFAVPALEGGQPIVGVSQWNQMVAGKSGKIEKAKEIAKKQWIDDADWQIEFSTKYGFHIPPLKDAREQAETLGDGIAKDIVDLTTEYGWTGGPYYTPAMSTALTDAVNRIVVEGADAKSELAAAQTTMQGMLDALQ; encoded by the coding sequence ATGACATCACCCAAGCGACGCAAGATCGCAGTCACAGCAGCAATCCTCGGCGCGTCGGCGCTGTTGATCTCCGGTTGCTCGAGCAACGCCGGCGGAGGCGCAGACGGCCCGGTCTCGCAGTTCTACCACCAGTACGGAGAAGCGGGCGTCCAGGAGGCCGTCAACCGCTGGGCCGACGAGGACAAGGACGCGAAGATCGATGTGCAGTGGGTCGAGGGAGACTACGCGCAGCGCGTCAACGCCCTCCTCGCCTCGGGCAAGGGGATCGATCTCTTCGAGTACAACGCGATCAACGTCGAGGCCGCACGCCAGGGCCAGTACGCCGACATGACCGACATCGTCGAGCCGGTCAAGGACCAGATCCTGCCGATCGCCCTCAAGCCCGTGACGATCGACGGCAAGTACTACGGCATCCCGATGATCACGGACGCCCAGCTGTTCATCTACCGCCCGTCCATGTTCGAGGAGGCCGGTGTCGAGGTCCCCCAGACGTGGGACGAGCTGATGGAGGCCGCGAAGAAGCTCACCAACTCGGAGCACAAGGGTCTGTTCCTCGGCAACGACGGCGGCGCGGGCATCCTCGCTGCCAACCTGCCCCCGGCAGCTCCCGGCGGGATCATCGACGACGGCAACACGAAGGTCTCGCTGAACTCGCCCGAACTGGCCGAGGCCCTCACCTCCGCCCACGACCTGTACGACTCGGGGTCGCTCCTCATGGGCGCTCCGACGGACTGGTGGGACCCGACGTCCTTCATCGCCGGTGACGTCGCGATGAGCTGGCAGGGCCTCTGGGCCATCCCGGCCATCAAGGAAGCCCTCGGCGATGACGTCGGCGCGTTCGCGGTGCCGGCGCTCGAGGGCGGACAGCCCATCGTCGGCGTGTCGCAGTGGAACCAGATGGTCGCCGGCAAGTCCGGCAAGATCGAGAAGGCCAAGGAGATCGCCAAGAAGCAGTGGATCGACGACGCCGACTGGCAGATCGAGTTCAGCACGAAGTACGGGTTCCACATCCCGCCGCTGAAGGACGCTCGCGAGCAGGCGGAGACCCTCGGCGACGGCATCGCGAAGGACATCGTCGACCTGACCACCGAGTACGGCTGGACCGGCGGCCCGTACTACACGCCCGCGATGAGCACAGCGCTCACCGACGCGGTCAACCGCATCGTCGTCGAAGGCGCGGACGCGAAGTCGGAGCTGGCTGCGGCTCAGACCACGATGCAGGGCATGCTGGACGCACTCCAGTGA
- a CDS encoding ROK family transcriptional regulator codes for MVAKRSSRDIRSESRLDVLHALLSAGTSTRNELAQTTGLSVATVATIVQDLRGEDLVVDAGSSALGAGRPTTMLRVNGERGRILGIDVAETYVRAIVFDASLEEIGSVEVPMDESLPSASSVTESIVRAVDTALREKAIDRERVLGAGIALPGLISAEESADAVAPRWAARNVEVLRQLRERIGLPLVVENPLKAIATAELWFGRGRTASSMVIANLGTGVGAGIVLEGKILRGATHSAGEWGHAVLVLDGRACRCGRRGCVEAYVGAPGIQVTLREIAPDHPLAIVPQREFVDGLASAHRKPGGDPVVDEVLTRTAHYLGVALGDLASIIDPEVLMLTGWTAWILGDDLVEPTKRELQRRAPVGATAPVDLGVSTVRGSSVAIGMATLAFERFLGDVGLSTTRLPLAL; via the coding sequence GTGGTCGCCAAGAGATCGTCACGCGACATCCGCAGCGAGTCGCGACTCGACGTGCTCCACGCACTGCTGTCCGCGGGGACCTCCACCCGCAACGAGCTCGCGCAGACCACGGGGCTGAGCGTCGCGACGGTGGCGACGATCGTCCAGGATCTCCGCGGCGAGGACCTGGTGGTGGATGCCGGCAGTTCCGCTCTCGGCGCGGGGCGGCCGACGACCATGCTCCGCGTCAACGGGGAGCGGGGCCGCATCCTCGGCATCGACGTCGCTGAGACGTACGTCCGCGCGATCGTGTTCGACGCGAGTCTTGAGGAGATCGGCTCCGTCGAGGTCCCGATGGACGAGTCCCTCCCGTCTGCCAGCAGCGTCACCGAGAGCATCGTCCGCGCCGTCGACACGGCGCTGCGCGAGAAGGCCATCGACCGTGAGCGGGTTCTCGGAGCAGGGATCGCCCTTCCCGGACTCATCAGCGCCGAGGAATCCGCAGACGCCGTCGCGCCCCGATGGGCTGCGCGGAACGTGGAGGTCCTCAGGCAGCTGCGCGAACGCATCGGGCTGCCTCTCGTGGTCGAGAACCCGCTGAAGGCGATCGCCACGGCGGAGCTCTGGTTCGGACGCGGCCGAACCGCGTCGTCCATGGTGATCGCCAACCTCGGTACTGGCGTAGGCGCCGGGATCGTCCTGGAAGGCAAGATCTTGCGTGGTGCGACGCACAGCGCGGGGGAGTGGGGTCACGCCGTGCTCGTGCTCGACGGGCGCGCCTGCCGCTGCGGTCGTCGGGGCTGCGTCGAGGCGTACGTCGGTGCCCCCGGCATCCAGGTGACACTTCGCGAGATCGCGCCGGATCATCCGCTCGCCATCGTTCCGCAGCGCGAGTTCGTCGACGGACTGGCGAGCGCGCACCGGAAGCCCGGGGGGGACCCCGTCGTCGACGAGGTGCTGACGCGCACAGCTCACTACCTGGGTGTCGCCCTCGGCGACCTGGCCTCGATCATCGATCCTGAAGTCCTGATGCTGACCGGCTGGACCGCGTGGATCCTCGGCGACGATCTGGTGGAGCCGACGAAACGCGAGCTCCAGCGGCGGGCTCCGGTGGGAGCGACCGCGCCGGTCGATCTCGGAGTCTCGACGGTGCGGGGGAGTTCGGTCGCCATCGGGATGGCGACGCTCGCGTTCGAGCGCTTCCTGGGCGATGTCGGGCTCTCCACGACGCGTCTGCCGCTCGCTCTCTGA
- a CDS encoding helix-turn-helix domain-containing protein, producing the protein MPIVVDIDIMLARRKMAVGDLAARIGITPANLAVLKNGRAKAVRFTTLDALCEALECQPGDVLRWEPDRDADAGH; encoded by the coding sequence ATGCCCATCGTCGTCGACATCGACATCATGCTCGCCCGGCGGAAGATGGCGGTCGGCGATCTGGCTGCGCGCATCGGCATCACCCCGGCGAACCTCGCCGTCTTGAAGAACGGCCGGGCGAAGGCGGTCAGGTTCACAACGCTCGACGCGTTGTGCGAAGCGCTCGAGTGCCAGCCCGGCGATGTGCTGCGCTGGGAGCCCGATCGCGACGCGGACGCCGGTCACTGA
- a CDS encoding DUF2975 domain-containing protein → MSRATILTLRIAIALSLVGSLAIQVLILPTVWRDLSDAPTGWRVASVTIVALWLVCLQVVAICIWRLVSMAADDAVFSARAFRFVNVVIGAISAAAILTAGFATLLVPGQVAPGAVGIIYGAALATGGVALVVVVMKSLLRKAIEMRSELDEVV, encoded by the coding sequence ATGAGTCGTGCCACGATCCTCACCCTTCGCATCGCGATCGCGTTGTCCCTGGTCGGTTCTCTGGCGATCCAGGTCCTGATCCTGCCCACGGTCTGGCGTGACCTATCCGACGCCCCGACAGGGTGGCGAGTGGCCTCGGTCACCATCGTCGCCCTGTGGCTCGTCTGCCTGCAGGTGGTCGCGATCTGCATCTGGCGGCTCGTCTCGATGGCGGCCGACGATGCGGTCTTCTCTGCACGTGCATTCCGATTCGTGAATGTCGTGATCGGGGCTATTTCGGCGGCGGCGATCCTAACGGCAGGGTTCGCGACGCTCCTGGTGCCGGGTCAGGTCGCCCCTGGGGCGGTCGGGATCATCTACGGAGCCGCCTTGGCCACCGGGGGAGTCGCGCTCGTCGTCGTCGTGATGAAGTCGTTGCTGCGTAAGGCGATCGAGATGCGCTCCGAGCTCGACGAGGTCGTCTGA